The Pseudomonas sp. KU26590 genomic sequence AGGCGCAGGTGCAGCTATTGTTGCAGGCACTGGAGCAGTGTTACCCGCTGCTGGGCGTAGACGAATCATCGGAGCTGGACCATGCGTGATCAGTTGATCCTGTTGCCGGGCTGGGGCCTTGGCGTCTCGCCCCTTGAGCCGCTGGCCGCAGCGCTGCGAGGGCTCGACGAACATCTGCGTGTCGTGATCGAGCCGTTACCGGACATGGATAACGACAACCTCGACGAATGGCTCGACGAGCTGGATGCGACCTTGCCCGACAACGTCTGGCTGGGCGGTTGGTCGCTGGGTGGCATGCTGGCGACTGAACTGGCTGCGCGCCGGGGCGAGCGCTGCTGCGGACTGGCAACGTTCGCCAGCAACGTCTGCTTCGTGGCCCGCAGCGAGTGGCTCAACGCAATGCCGCAAACGGATTTCGACGCGTTCATTGCCGGTTGCAAAGCCGACCTGGACGCAACGCTCAAGCGCTTCACTCTGTTGTGCGTGCAAGGCGCCGAAGAGCCACGGGCGTTGTCGAGACAATTGAAAGCCTGCGCCCCCCACGGCACCAGCGCAGGCTTGATCGAAGGCCTGAAGCTGCTTGAGCAAATGGACACGCGCAAAGCGCTGCAAGCATTTCGCGGTCCTCAATTGCACCTGTTCGGCGGCCTTGATGCGTTGGTACCGGCAGAGGCGTCGGCGGACCTGCTGACCCTCCAGCCTGACATCGAGGTCGGCGTGATCGAGCAGGCCAGTCACGCCTTCATTCTGGAAAACCCGCACGGCGTCGCCGCTGCAGTTCATGCGTTTTTACACGAGTCCGGTGATGACTGATCTTTCCCACTGCGCGGTGCTGAAGGCCGTGAAACAGCAACAGGTCTCCGGCCAACACACCTTGCCGGACAAGCGTCAGGTGGCGGCGTCCTTCTCGAAGGCGGCGGCCAGTTACGACAGCGTGGCCGACTTGCAGCGCGCCGTCGGCACCGAATTGATGACACGTTTGCCGGATCTGACGCCTTCCCGCTGGCTGGACCTGGGCAGCGGCACCGGTTGTTTCAGTCGTGCGCTGGCGCAGACGTATCCGCAAAGCGAAGGCGTTGCGCTCGACCTCGCCGAAGGCATGCTGCGTTATGCACGGCCATTGGGCGGTGCCACTCATTACGTGGCAGGCGACGCCGAGAACCTGCCGCTGCGCGACGCGAGCGTTGATCTGATGTTCTCCAGCCTGGCAGTGCAGTGGTGCCCGGATTTTTCTGCGGTGCTGAGCGAAGCGGGTCGTGTGCTGAAACCGGGCGGCGTGTTCGCCTTCGCCAGCCTCTGCGTGGGCACCTTGTTCGAACTGCGCGACAGCTGGCAGGCAGTGGATGGCATGGTCCACGTCAACCGCTTCCGCGAACGCGAGGATTATCAACTTCTCTGCGCCGCCAGCGGTCTGCAAGTACGCAGCCTCGAAGTCCTGCCACACGTGCTGCACTATCCCGACGTGCGCAGCTTGACCCACGAACTCAAGGCGCTGGGCGCGCACAACATCAATCCGGGTCGACCGGGCGGCCTGACTGGGCGTGCCAGGATTCAGGCCTTGATGGATGCATACGAAAGGTATCGTCAAGAGAAAGGCCTGCCCGCCACGTACCAAGTGGTGTACGCCATCCTGGTGAAACCCGGCATTGATTAAAGAATGATCTATTCAGTCAGTCCGTCACACGAACGCTATAGTAAGCAGGCAATAGTTTGAAATATCTGAACGGATGGTCGCCACGATGAGCGCTGCGTATTTCATCACGGGAACCGATACCGACGTTGGCAAGACCACCATCGCCACGGGGCTTCTGTACGCGGCGCGGCAGTCGGGGTTGAGCACGGCGGCCGGCAAGCCGGTGGCTTCAGGCTGCGACGTCAAACCCAAGGGGTTGCGCAACTCGGACGCCGTCGCCTTGCGTGCCGAATGTTCGATCCAGCTGACCTACAACGAGGTCAATCCGGTGGCCTTCGAGCCGGCGATCGCGCCCCATCTGGCCGCGCGGGAGGCGGGAGTCGCCCTGACCGTCCAGTCCTTGCTCGGCCCTATGCAGCATATCCTCGATAAGCAGGCCGACTTCACGCTGATCGAAGGTGCTGGCGGCTGGCGCGTTCCGCTGGCCGACCAAGCCAATCTGTCCGACCTGGCCATTGCGCTGAAACTGCCGGTGATTCTGGTGGTGGGCGTGCGCCTGGGTTGTATCAGCCATGCATTGCTGTCAGCTGAAGCGATCGCCAACGATGGTCTGCAACTGGCGGGCTGGGTGGCGAATATCATCGATCCCAAAACGTCACGGCTTGAGGAAAACCTCGCCACGCTTGCAGAACGTCTGCCGGCGCCGTGCCTGGGTCGAGTGCCGTTCATGAAGAAAGCGACCGCAGAAATGATCGCCGAGCATTTGCATCTGGAGTTGCTGGATTAATCGTTTAGGTGTTGCCGAGTGTGAGGCGCGTCACAAGGCGCAATGCCACTAGTCGCCTCGCACAGTAATCCGCGCGCTTTACTGCTTTAATCGCAGAGTTCGTTTCATGAACAGAGGATCGTGCTCATGCAAATCTCACTGAACAACACGC encodes the following:
- a CDS encoding alpha/beta fold hydrolase; the protein is MRDQLILLPGWGLGVSPLEPLAAALRGLDEHLRVVIEPLPDMDNDNLDEWLDELDATLPDNVWLGGWSLGGMLATELAARRGERCCGLATFASNVCFVARSEWLNAMPQTDFDAFIAGCKADLDATLKRFTLLCVQGAEEPRALSRQLKACAPHGTSAGLIEGLKLLEQMDTRKALQAFRGPQLHLFGGLDALVPAEASADLLTLQPDIEVGVIEQASHAFILENPHGVAAAVHAFLHESGDD
- the bioC gene encoding malonyl-ACP O-methyltransferase BioC, with the translated sequence MTDLSHCAVLKAVKQQQVSGQHTLPDKRQVAASFSKAAASYDSVADLQRAVGTELMTRLPDLTPSRWLDLGSGTGCFSRALAQTYPQSEGVALDLAEGMLRYARPLGGATHYVAGDAENLPLRDASVDLMFSSLAVQWCPDFSAVLSEAGRVLKPGGVFAFASLCVGTLFELRDSWQAVDGMVHVNRFREREDYQLLCAASGLQVRSLEVLPHVLHYPDVRSLTHELKALGAHNINPGRPGGLTGRARIQALMDAYERYRQEKGLPATYQVVYAILVKPGID
- the bioD gene encoding dethiobiotin synthase; translated protein: MSAAYFITGTDTDVGKTTIATGLLYAARQSGLSTAAGKPVASGCDVKPKGLRNSDAVALRAECSIQLTYNEVNPVAFEPAIAPHLAAREAGVALTVQSLLGPMQHILDKQADFTLIEGAGGWRVPLADQANLSDLAIALKLPVILVVGVRLGCISHALLSAEAIANDGLQLAGWVANIIDPKTSRLEENLATLAERLPAPCLGRVPFMKKATAEMIAEHLHLELLD